One Candidatus Kapaibacterium sp. genomic window carries:
- a CDS encoding vitamin B12-dependent ribonucleotide reductase produces MKILRRFTKEGTSPFDMFTYTKRASVLRNPDGSLVFEMNDIEVPSQWSQLATDILAQKYFRKTGVPQLDQNGKPLLDAKGEAILGPEKSVKQVVHRLAGAWRHWGEKYKYFDSEKDARIFYDEIAFMLLKQMCAPNSPQWFNTGLNFAYDITGSKQGHYYIEPETGKLTESTDAYTRPQPHACFIQSIDDDLLGEGGIFDLATREARIFKYGSGTGTNFSNLRGGGEKLSGGGYSSGLMSFLKIFDRAAGAIKSGGTTRRAAKMVIVDIDHPDIEEFIEWKAKEEEKVAALVAGSRINAAFMQAIMEEAITNGADINTNKVLRDLIQKTLNRGTPLNHIQRVLDLVNQGFTSLDFPVFDTHYEGEGYITVSGQNSNNSVRVTNQFMYAVDNDEMWELKWRAKNDTAKVVRARDLWDKINLSAWKSADPGLQFDTTINEWHTCPNSGRINASNPCSEYMFLDDTACNLASLNLMKFYDEETSTFKIEDFRHGVRLWTIVLEISVLMAQFPSARIAELSYKFRTLGLGYANLGTLLMVNGIPYDSPESLSWAGAITAILTGQSYATSAEMAKELGAFPGYEDNRDAMLRVIRNHRRAAYNAPPAEFEDLTVRPMGINPKFCPAELVEAAKESWDEALEIGSNFGYRNAQVSVIAPTGTIGLVMDCDTTGIEPDFAIIKYKKLAGGGYFKIVNQSVRKALAKLGYSEQQIEDIEKYSKGSGTLLGCPSINKKSLKEKGFTDEKIELVEKQLDNVFDIKFAMNKWALGEDFLQKIGITKDEYEDAGFDLLKRIGFTESEIDAANDYVCGTMMIEGAPHLKKEHLPIFDTANKCGKKGTRYIDYMAHIRIMAAAQPFISGAISKTVNMPAHATVGQISEVHVKSWRMMLKAIAIYRDGSKLSQPLNSSNYKGLDEVVTLGDEYTLDETKGPKEVQEIIADSQRYKLVRHKLPKKRDGHIREAVVGGHKVFLRTGEYEDGKIGELFIDMYKEGASFRGLLNSFAILASKALQYGVPLDDLVDTFTFTRFEPAGIVEGHEAIKNSTSILDYVFRSLGYDYLGRNDFVHVKAIDEVPEPNGGNKDLPLESKTNPTEDTIEAKPEIAPNNIDSSPEMSDIAVGVSGNTSSISNGNGSMLKIKVGSVSEAQSFGYTGEHCSNCGSMRVKRNGSCTVCEDCGSTSGCS; encoded by the coding sequence ATGAAAATCTTACGAAGATTTACAAAAGAAGGGACAAGCCCCTTCGACATGTTCACATACACGAAACGAGCTTCTGTTTTGCGTAATCCGGACGGTTCATTAGTATTCGAAATGAACGATATCGAAGTGCCATCTCAATGGTCTCAGCTTGCGACTGATATTTTGGCACAAAAATACTTCCGCAAAACAGGCGTTCCACAATTAGATCAAAACGGCAAGCCTTTGCTTGATGCCAAGGGTGAGGCTATACTTGGACCCGAAAAATCTGTCAAGCAAGTGGTTCACCGTTTAGCCGGTGCTTGGAGACATTGGGGAGAAAAATATAAATACTTCGATTCCGAAAAAGATGCTCGCATTTTTTATGATGAAATTGCATTCATGCTCTTGAAACAAATGTGTGCTCCAAATTCGCCGCAATGGTTCAATACGGGGTTGAATTTTGCTTACGACATCACAGGAAGCAAACAAGGTCATTATTACATCGAACCTGAAACAGGCAAGCTGACCGAATCAACTGATGCATATACACGTCCGCAACCGCACGCTTGTTTCATCCAATCCATAGATGATGATTTGCTCGGTGAAGGCGGAATATTTGATTTAGCAACTCGTGAAGCACGTATTTTCAAATATGGCAGTGGGACAGGCACCAATTTTTCTAATCTCCGCGGAGGTGGCGAAAAACTTTCCGGCGGTGGCTATTCATCAGGTCTGATGAGCTTCCTCAAAATATTTGACCGCGCTGCAGGTGCGATTAAATCCGGTGGGACTACTCGCAGAGCGGCTAAAATGGTCATCGTTGACATTGACCACCCCGATATCGAAGAATTTATCGAATGGAAAGCTAAAGAAGAAGAAAAAGTAGCAGCATTGGTGGCGGGTTCGCGCATAAATGCAGCATTCATGCAAGCTATCATGGAAGAAGCAATTACCAATGGCGCTGATATAAACACCAATAAAGTACTTCGCGACTTAATACAGAAAACGCTTAATCGCGGTACACCGTTAAATCATATTCAACGCGTTTTGGATTTGGTCAATCAAGGTTTCACTTCGCTTGATTTCCCCGTATTCGATACTCATTACGAAGGCGAAGGCTATATAACAGTTAGTGGACAAAATTCAAATAATTCAGTCCGCGTCACTAACCAATTTATGTATGCCGTTGATAACGACGAAATGTGGGAACTCAAATGGCGTGCTAAAAATGATACAGCAAAAGTTGTTCGTGCAAGGGATTTGTGGGATAAAATCAATCTTTCGGCTTGGAAAAGTGCTGACCCGGGCTTGCAATTTGATACTACTATCAACGAATGGCATACTTGCCCTAATTCGGGTAGAATCAATGCCAGCAACCCTTGCAGCGAATACATGTTCCTCGATGATACGGCTTGTAATTTGGCAAGTTTGAATTTGATGAAATTTTACGATGAAGAAACTTCAACTTTCAAAATTGAAGATTTCCGTCATGGTGTCCGACTTTGGACGATTGTGCTCGAAATTTCAGTATTGATGGCGCAATTCCCATCTGCTCGAATCGCTGAATTGAGCTACAAATTCCGCACTTTGGGTCTCGGATATGCCAATCTTGGTACATTGCTGATGGTAAACGGCATTCCATATGATTCGCCTGAATCTTTGAGTTGGGCTGGCGCTATTACTGCTATTTTGACAGGTCAATCATATGCTACATCTGCCGAAATGGCTAAAGAATTAGGTGCATTCCCGGGCTATGAAGATAACCGCGATGCTATGCTCCGCGTAATCCGAAATCACCGTCGCGCCGCATATAATGCTCCTCCTGCTGAATTTGAAGATTTAACAGTTCGCCCGATGGGTATCAATCCCAAATTTTGCCCTGCTGAATTGGTTGAAGCTGCAAAAGAATCTTGGGACGAAGCATTGGAAATCGGCTCAAACTTTGGCTACCGTAATGCGCAAGTTTCAGTTATCGCTCCAACCGGAACTATTGGTCTGGTGATGGATTGCGATACAACAGGTATTGAGCCTGATTTTGCAATCATCAAATACAAGAAACTTGCAGGTGGCGGTTACTTCAAAATTGTTAATCAATCCGTCCGCAAGGCTTTGGCTAAACTCGGATACTCGGAACAACAAATTGAAGACATCGAAAAATACAGCAAAGGCAGCGGAACTTTATTAGGTTGCCCGTCAATTAATAAAAAATCGCTAAAAGAAAAGGGATTCACAGACGAAAAAATCGAATTAGTCGAAAAGCAACTCGATAATGTTTTCGATATTAAATTCGCTATGAATAAATGGGCTTTGGGTGAAGATTTCTTACAAAAAATCGGCATTACAAAAGATGAATACGAAGATGCAGGATTTGATTTGCTGAAACGAATCGGATTTACCGAATCGGAAATTGATGCTGCAAATGATTACGTTTGCGGTACGATGATGATTGAAGGTGCTCCTCACTTGAAAAAGGAACACCTCCCGATATTTGATACTGCAAACAAATGTGGCAAAAAAGGCACAAGATATATTGACTATATGGCTCATATCCGTATTATGGCAGCAGCTCAGCCTTTTATTTCAGGTGCAATATCGAAAACTGTCAATATGCCGGCACATGCTACCGTTGGTCAAATCAGCGAAGTGCATGTCAAATCATGGAGAATGATGCTAAAAGCAATTGCGATTTATCGCGATGGCTCGAAATTGTCCCAACCGCTCAATTCGTCCAATTACAAAGGCTTAGACGAAGTGGTCACCTTGGGCGACGAATATACTCTTGATGAAACTAAGGGACCGAAAGAAGTTCAGGAAATCATTGCCGATAGCCAAAGATACAAACTTGTGCGTCATAAATTACCCAAAAAACGCGATGGTCATATTCGTGAAGCTGTAGTTGGCGGTCACAAAGTATTCTTGCGTACAGGCGAATATGAAGATGGAAAAATCGGCGAACTTTTCATTGATATGTACAAAGAGGGCGCATCATTCCGCGGATTGTTGAATAGTTTCGCTATTCTGGCATCGAAGGCACTGCAATATGGCGTTCCTTTGGATGACCTCGTGGATACATTCACATTCACAAGATTTGAACCCGCAGGCATCGTCGAAGGGCACGAAGCGATTAAAAATTCGACTTCTATTCTCGATTACGTTTTCCGTTCACTCGGATATGATTATCTCGGTAGAAATGATTTTGTTCACGTCAAAGCAATTGACGAAGTGCCGGAACCGAACGGCGGGAATAAAGATTTGCCCTTAGAAAGCAAAACTAATCCAACTGAAGATACTATCGAAGCAAAACCCGAAATTGCTCCTAATAATATTGATTCATCACCTGAAATGTCGGATATAGCAGTTGGTGTTAGCGGCAATACTTCATCTATTTCAAATGGCAATGGTTCGATGCTCAAAATCAAAGTCGGCTCGGTCTCCGAAGCCCAATCTTTTGGCTATACCGGCGAACATTGTTCAAATTGCGGCTCGATGAGAGTCAAACGCAATGGCAGTTGTACGGTTTGTGAAGATTGTGGTTCGACAAGCGGTTGCTCATAA
- a CDS encoding aminotransferase class I/II-fold pyridoxal phosphate-dependent enzyme: MALKKIIPAHKTNDVKYAIRDIIALADSVAKTGKQMYYLNIGDPNIYDFVTPDTVVNATCEAIRSNKNGYAPSSGIKDALDAIRLDANNKGIFNILDAFVTNGASEAIEICLTALLNQGENFLMPTPGYPLYTAVQSKLELEPNPYYLDESNGWQPDIEDIKGKINSRTRAIVLINPNNPTGSICKPETLLEIVKLAKEHNLVILADEIYDKLIFDGKKMTSIAALDDEVSCITFSGLSKNYVAPGFRIGWGVVSGKQEILGDYVEAINKLLRSRVSSNHPEQYAIVPALQGDQSHLVEMVSRLERRRDLMIDALAKIDGIDLVPPEGAFYAFPTIKVRDDNHFVTQLIKETGVIVVPGSGFGQRPGTSHFRIVTLPQEEVLTKAFALIAEFYSYYRNND, translated from the coding sequence ATGGCTTTGAAAAAAATTATTCCCGCACACAAGACTAATGATGTTAAATATGCGATTCGTGATATTATTGCTTTGGCTGATTCGGTAGCAAAAACCGGCAAGCAAATGTATTATCTCAATATTGGCGACCCGAATATTTATGACTTCGTTACTCCTGATACTGTTGTAAATGCTACTTGCGAGGCTATCAGAAGCAATAAAAACGGTTATGCACCATCATCAGGCATCAAAGATGCTCTCGATGCTATCAGGCTGGATGCTAACAATAAGGGCATTTTCAATATTCTTGATGCTTTTGTAACAAATGGTGCGAGTGAAGCAATCGAAATTTGCTTGACTGCATTGCTCAATCAAGGCGAAAATTTCTTGATGCCGACACCGGGCTATCCACTCTACACAGCAGTCCAAAGCAAATTGGAGTTAGAACCAAATCCCTATTACTTGGACGAATCTAACGGCTGGCAACCGGATATCGAGGACATCAAAGGCAAAATCAATTCACGCACTCGTGCAATTGTGCTTATCAATCCGAACAATCCAACAGGCTCGATTTGCAAACCTGAGACTTTGCTCGAAATCGTAAAATTGGCTAAAGAGCATAATCTTGTGATACTTGCAGATGAAATTTACGACAAATTGATTTTTGACGGCAAAAAAATGACTTCGATTGCTGCACTTGATGATGAAGTTTCTTGCATCACTTTTTCGGGCTTATCCAAGAATTACGTCGCTCCGGGATTCAGAATCGGCTGGGGAGTTGTGAGTGGAAAGCAAGAAATTTTGGGTGATTATGTAGAAGCTATCAACAAATTATTGCGCTCGCGAGTTTCGTCGAATCATCCCGAACAATACGCAATCGTACCCGCTCTTCAAGGCGACCAATCGCATCTCGTTGAAATGGTGTCGCGACTTGAACGCCGCCGCGATTTGATGATTGATGCCTTGGCGAAAATTGACGGAATTGACCTTGTGCCACCCGAAGGCGCCTTTTACGCTTTCCCGACTATCAAAGTGCGTGATGACAATCACTTCGTAACTCAGCTAATCAAAGAAACCGGCGTAATCGTGGTTCCGGGCTCAGGTTTTGGGCAACGTCCCGGCACTTCGCATTTCAGAATCGTTACGCTTCCCCAAGAAGAAGTTCTGACAAAGGCTTTTGCGCTAATAGCCGAATTTTACTCCTATTACCGTAATAACGACTAA
- a CDS encoding nucleotidyltransferase domain-containing protein, with the protein MMFGLENNVIAAINSVFEKIPEVEEVIIYGSRAKGNYRAGSDIDLTLIGKDLDYSILTKINIEIEELHLPYLFDISIFHKIKSTDLIEHINRVGEVFYERASLLI; encoded by the coding sequence ATGATGTTCGGGCTTGAAAATAATGTAATTGCAGCAATCAACTCAGTATTTGAAAAGATTCCTGAAGTTGAGGAAGTGATTATCTATGGTTCACGAGCCAAAGGCAATTACCGCGCAGGCTCGGATATTGACCTCACTCTAATAGGGAAGGACTTGGATTATTCGATACTAACAAAAATAAACATTGAAATAGAGGAATTACATTTGCCGTATTTGTTTGATATTTCAATTTTTCACAAAATAAAATCCACCGATTTGATTGAGCATATCAATAGGGTAGGGGAAGTATTTTATGAAAGAGCATCCTTACTAATCTGA
- a CDS encoding nucleotidyltransferase substrate binding protein gives MNQDIRWKQRFSNYESALSQLKEFIEHGELNKFEEQGLIKCFEYTYELAWKVIRDYFIYQGSVEINGSRDAIRMGFNKGLISDGTNWMNMVDDRIKTVHTYDEEQAAQIHDNIVNIYYKLFLDFETKMKSLL, from the coding sequence ATGAATCAAGACATAAGATGGAAGCAACGATTCTCAAATTACGAAAGTGCATTGAGCCAATTAAAAGAGTTCATTGAGCATGGTGAATTGAACAAATTTGAAGAACAAGGATTGATTAAATGCTTTGAATATACATATGAACTTGCGTGGAAAGTCATTCGCGATTATTTCATATATCAGGGTTCTGTGGAAATCAACGGCAGCCGCGATGCTATTCGAATGGGATTTAACAAAGGACTTATTTCTGATGGAACTAATTGGATGAATATGGTTGATGATAGGATTAAAACTGTCCATACATACGACGAAGAGCAAGCCGCCCAAATTCATGACAATATTGTAAATATTTATTACAAACTGTTTCTCGATTTTGAAACAAAAATGAAAAGCTTATTATGA
- the hcp gene encoding hydroxylamine reductase encodes MFCYQCEQNVRFRCMDNMGVCGKDDLTSKLQDILQYATQGLSFYTHILNQNNINTEKYDKYVIEALFTTMTNVNFDALRIKDMVVEVCKARDEAKNIALQANIAEEETLPDYATFNFVDDYQFIQEAWYKTSIPAKQATFGKTITGLQELAIYGLKGVAAYLDHALMLGFKDEEVYKFFHETLSKVSISDDPTVLLKMSMDVGRQNLKVMELLDKAHTSKFGNPEPSKVRITPIKGKAILVSGHDLNDLYNLLQQTEGLGINIYTHGEMLPAHGYPELRKFKHLAGNYGGAWQDQQMEFDNFPGAILMTTNCIQFPLHTYAERLFTTGLVAWQGIKHISNGDYSELIQVALEAPGFQEDSAEKFIFTGFGHNAVLSNADAIVEKVKSGEISRFFLIGGCDGARSGRNYYTDFAQSVPKDSIILTLACGKYRFNKLEFGEVAGLPRLMDVGQCNDAYSAIKIATALAEALDTDVNSMPLSFILSWYEQKAVAILLSLLSLGIKNIRLGPTLPQFIEPEVLEFLVQNFGIQPITTVEQDLHEILG; translated from the coding sequence ATGTTTTGCTATCAATGTGAACAAAATGTACGATTTAGATGCATGGACAATATGGGCGTGTGCGGCAAAGATGATTTGACTTCCAAGTTGCAAGATATTTTGCAGTATGCCACTCAGGGCTTATCATTTTACACACACATACTCAACCAAAATAATATCAATACCGAAAAATATGATAAATATGTTATAGAAGCATTATTTACAACTATGACAAATGTCAATTTCGATGCGTTGAGAATCAAAGATATGGTGGTTGAAGTTTGCAAGGCTCGCGATGAAGCTAAAAACATCGCACTACAAGCTAATATAGCCGAAGAAGAAACATTGCCCGATTACGCCACTTTCAATTTTGTTGATGACTATCAATTTATTCAAGAAGCCTGGTACAAAACTTCAATTCCTGCAAAACAAGCAACATTCGGCAAAACTATTACCGGATTGCAGGAATTAGCGATTTATGGATTGAAAGGTGTAGCAGCATATTTAGACCACGCTCTTATGCTGGGATTCAAGGATGAAGAAGTATATAAATTTTTCCATGAAACGCTATCAAAAGTAAGCATATCCGACGACCCTACAGTTTTGCTCAAAATGTCAATGGATGTCGGGCGGCAAAATCTGAAGGTGATGGAATTGCTCGACAAGGCTCACACAAGCAAATTTGGCAATCCTGAGCCATCAAAAGTAAGAATTACACCTATAAAAGGAAAAGCTATTTTAGTTTCGGGGCATGACTTGAACGATTTGTACAATTTACTCCAACAAACTGAAGGCTTAGGAATCAACATTTATACTCATGGTGAAATGCTTCCTGCTCACGGTTACCCCGAATTAAGGAAATTCAAACACCTTGCCGGTAATTACGGCGGCGCTTGGCAAGACCAACAAATGGAATTCGACAATTTCCCCGGGGCGATTCTGATGACCACAAATTGCATCCAATTCCCATTGCATACATACGCAGAGCGCCTATTTACCACAGGTTTAGTCGCTTGGCAAGGAATCAAGCATATTTCCAATGGAGATTACTCGGAATTAATTCAAGTTGCACTCGAAGCGCCGGGATTCCAAGAAGATTCAGCTGAAAAATTCATCTTTACAGGATTTGGACATAATGCGGTATTGAGCAATGCGGACGCTATTGTCGAAAAAGTAAAATCAGGCGAAATCAGCAGATTCTTTTTGATTGGCGGTTGCGATGGCGCCCGTAGCGGACGCAATTACTACACAGATTTCGCACAATCGGTGCCCAAAGACAGCATAATATTGACACTTGCTTGCGGTAAATATCGCTTTAACAAGCTCGAATTTGGTGAAGTAGCAGGATTGCCGCGATTGATGGACGTCGGGCAATGCAATGATGCATATTCCGCAATCAAAATCGCAACTGCATTAGCTGAAGCACTCGATACAGATGTCAATTCGATGCCGCTATCGTTCATTTTGTCATGGTACGAGCAAAAAGCCGTGGCAATCTTGCTGAGCTTGCTCTCATTAGGAATCAAGAACATTCGTCTGGGTCCGACTTTGCCTCAATTTATTGAGCCGGAAGTTCTGGAATTTTTAGTCCAAAACTTCGGTATACAACCGATAACAACGGTCGAACAAGACCTTCATGAAATATTGGGATAA